Sequence from the bacterium genome:
ACTCGCTCTTCCTGCAGGTGGACGACGGGCCCGAGGTGGTCTTCGGCAATGATGGGGAGATGGGCCGCTGGCACGTCGTGCGGGCGGGGGAGGCCCTGCGCTTGACGGCGGGGCGGCATGTCATTCGGCTCGTCAATCGCGAGGACGGGGCGAAGGTGCGGCGGTTGACCATCGAGGCGGAGGCACTGCGGTAGCGACGCGGGGCGAGGCCGGACTGACAGAACGAGGTGCGCCGATGAAGACGACATGCTGGCTCGCGCTGGCCCTCATGCTCACGGCCGCGGTCGCGAGCGCCGACAAGCCCGTGACTGCCGATGGCTCGACCCTCAGCCTCACCATCGGCCCGGAGGGGCGCGGCACCTACCGGCAGGACTACCACCAGGACCTGGCGACCGCCGAGCAGACCGCCTATGCCCTGGAGGGCAAGACCACCTGGCGGGACAAGCCCTGGCTCGACCTGGCCTTCAGCGGCTCGCGGGTCATCTACCGGGTCGAGCTGAGCAAGCCGGTGGCGAAGCTCACGCTGGGGTTCTCGTACTGGGGGACCAAGACCACCGAGGGCCTGGTGTGGGCGTCCAGTGATGGGCAGCAGTGGACGCAGGTGTGGGCCTACGACCCCGCCACCATGCCCGTGGATGTGCGCGTGTCGGGCAGTGCCGAGTTAGCCCCGTACCTGAGCAAGGGCGCGCGCCCGGTGCTCTACCTGAAGCTTGGGACCGACACGAAGTGGGGCCTGCTGTTCGGATGGTCGCTCAATGCGTTCGAGAAAGCCCCGCCCGCGCTCAAGCCCTACCAGCCGGGGCCGGTGCCGCCCGACGGGGCGCTGCGCTACTGCATCCACTATGGCGAGGTGGACTCGGACCTGGAGTACTTCCTGCAGCGGGCGCAGGTGAACCTGCTGCACTGGCATGGCCCGTTCTCGGGCTATGGCGGCATGGCGGAGCGGGCCAAGCTGGACGGCCTGAAGCGCAGCGCCAAGCAGACCACGGACTTGGCCCATGCGTCCGGCATGGCCTGCCTGCTGTACATCGGCCCGTGTTTCAGCTACGGCGACCCCGAGAGGCGCACCCAACTCTTCGGCTTCTATGACAACATCTGGTCGCAGTACGAGGACTACTTCGGCCCGAAGCCCGGCGATCTGCTCGACCAGGCCCAGCGCGACGTGCAGGGCCGGCCACGGCCGTACGAGTACGGCGGCCAGCAGGGCTACCACCTGTGCGTCAACAGCCCCGGCGTGCGCCAGATGACCAAGGGCCTCATCCGCATGATCGTGGAGTCCGGCGGCGACGGCAGCTTCTACGACGGGCCGTATGTCACCGAGGGCCGCTGCTACTGCCGCTGGTGCCGCGACAAGTTCCGCCAGTGGCTCCGGGACAGCTACTCCGCCGCGGATCTGGAGGCGCACCTCGGAGTCACGGACGTCGCCACTGTCGAGCCGCCGAAGTCAGCCCGGGAGAAGCTGTGGGTGCCCTTCCGGCGCTTCAATGCCTGGAGCCTGCTGGACTTCATGCGCGACACGAAGGCCTACGCGCGCACGCTCAATCCGCACTACCTCATGACCAGCAACTACTGCATGTGGAGCGGCGAGCCGTTCAGCCCCATCCGCGGCACGGCCGAGGACGCCGAAGTCGAGAGCCAGGTCGTGGACGTGCTGTTCGACGAGGCGGCCTACGGCGCCGGCCCGCGCTGGGAGCAGGGCGGAAAGGTCAGTAACGCAACCGACTACCGGCACCTGCTGGCCGCCGCCCAGGGAGTCCCCGTGGCGCTGCTGAAGACCGCACCCGAGGGCACCCATCCCGACGCGGGCGGCAACCTGACGCGCCTGGCCCTCGCCGAGGGGGCCGCGAACGGCGCGACGTGGCAACTGCACAAGCTCAAGCCCGCCGCGCAGGTCGGCGCCGAGCAGTACAACAGCTTCCTCGCCGCCCGGCAGGACGTGCTGGTGCGCTGCAAGCCGTGGGCTACCATCGGCATCTGGACCTCCTCGACCCAGGCCTACTTCGACCTGCCGACCTACCCCACGGCGATCTCGCGCTTCCTGGCCGACAACCACCTGCCGCACCGCTTCGTGATTGACCGCGAGGTCGAGCAGGGCAAACTGGCCGGGCTCGACGTGATGATCGTGCCGCAGGTGTCGGTGATCTCCGGCAAGCAGTTGGCCGCGCTGGAGGCCTTCGCGCGCAGCGGCAAGGGGCTCATCCTCGTCAATCGCTGCGGCGGAAAGGACGAGTG
This genomic interval carries:
- a CDS encoding beta-galactosidase is translated as MKTTCWLALALMLTAAVASADKPVTADGSTLSLTIGPEGRGTYRQDYHQDLATAEQTAYALEGKTTWRDKPWLDLAFSGSRVIYRVELSKPVAKLTLGFSYWGTKTTEGLVWASSDGQQWTQVWAYDPATMPVDVRVSGSAELAPYLSKGARPVLYLKLGTDTKWGLLFGWSLNAFEKAPPALKPYQPGPVPPDGALRYCIHYGEVDSDLEYFLQRAQVNLLHWHGPFSGYGGMAERAKLDGLKRSAKQTTDLAHASGMACLLYIGPCFSYGDPERRTQLFGFYDNIWSQYEDYFGPKPGDLLDQAQRDVQGRPRPYEYGGQQGYHLCVNSPGVRQMTKGLIRMIVESGGDGSFYDGPYVTEGRCYCRWCRDKFRQWLRDSYSAADLEAHLGVTDVATVEPPKSAREKLWVPFRRFNAWSLLDFMRDTKAYARTLNPHYLMTSNYCMWSGEPFSPIRGTAEDAEVESQVVDVLFDEAAYGAGPRWEQGGKVSNATDYRHLLAAAQGVPVALLKTAPEGTHPDAGGNLTRLALAEGAANGATWQLHKLKPAAQVGAEQYNSFLAARQDVLVRCKPWATIGIWTSSTQAYFDLPTYPTAISRFLADNHLPHRFVIDREVEQGKLAGLDVMIVPQVSVISGKQLAALEAFARSGKGLILVNRCGGKDEWGDARTKLPLGQPDEQATPPLKQALGRGRVAYTTCGTLPQSPNGGLSADDRARLHVTPELIAWAAGHDLPAWLPATDQVEVTTAYDGKQTLLASLVNYGVELSGHVKAVGPMPLRVMLPPGMTVASATLFSPDRPAGAQGQPLQCVTFTPGRERYARVTVPGLDILSQVQFALKPAASVAITPAMKLQANGEAVPGAELGLGISGAVGAKLSLALPTGWKIVKAATGADGSGYLVSIPATEAAALQRVGVTARLPKGVVLTDEVWLPLRQPLELSLHMPPYADTRSGRTAVTIAVHNRLDQAATVGLRLTAPPGWSFDRPTIAETVEGLTHAGLGAWLQAPPDAKPGVYTVSAVANAGGKEVRAEASFSVVDNLRALPCPYISPAQGLPPVGNAAKIDGKLDEACWKLAGSVTGFQRNDGKGPAGWPLPTFDV